One region of Ptiloglossa arizonensis isolate GNS036 chromosome 8, iyPtiAriz1_principal, whole genome shotgun sequence genomic DNA includes:
- the Cdc5 gene encoding cell division cycle protein 21 isoform X2 — protein sequence MLSEARARLANTQGKKAKRKAREKQLEEARRLAALQKRRELRAAGITVSQKNKRKRGVNYNSEIPFEKRPASGFYDTSNEHVDPLAIDFSRMRQQHLDGELRQEKEEMERRKDKQKLKQRKENDIPMGMLNNEEPIKKRSKLVLPEPQISDQELQQVVKLGRASEVAREVATESGITLSDSLLADYSLPTNAAATPRTPAAADRILQEAQNVMALTHVDTPLKGGLNTPLNNSDFTSVVPSANAVATPNTILATPFRSQRSDGTPANSFNTPASTRTQNGVLAATPVRDKLSINPDEGIDGSETPLVQKQVKEQLRAGLSALPTPRNDYEIVVPEGETKDESTIAPTTEIVEDQADIDARQQQELMEQRKRELARRSQVIQRDLPRPVDVNMNILRPFMDTPLTDLQRAEELIKREMITMLQYDALQNPVQQNRKGASSSVAQAQAYLEQHPYVNFEGDELTAAKQLLTDEMGVVKEGMAHGELSLDSYTTVWEECLSQILYLETQKRYTRATLASKKDRVEACERKLEENRMHMTGEAKRAARMEKKLKVLTGGYQTRAQVLTKQLHDLWEQIEQAHLELSTFKFLQTQEEAAVPRRVNALMEDVNRQTERERVLQARFAQLQDQLQQC from the exons AATTGAGAGCTGCTGGTATTACTGTATCACAAAAGAACAAACGTAAACGTGGAGTTAATTACAATTCTGAAATTCCATTTGAAAAACGACCAGCATCAGGATTTTATGATACATCTAATGAGCATGTTGATCCTCTTGCTATTGACTTCTCAAGAATGAGACAGCAACATTTAGATGGGGAGTTGAGgcaagagaaagaagaaatggaACGTAGGAAAGACAAGCAGAAATTAAAACAACGTAAAGAAAATGATATTCCAATGGGAATGCTTAATAATGAAGAACCAATAAAGAAAAGGAGTAAACTAGTTTTGCCAGAACCACAGATATCTGATCAAGAATTGCAGCAAGTCGTTAAGCTTGGTAGAGCATCAGAG GTTGCTCGTgaagttgcaactgaaagtgggaTTACTTTATCAGATAGTTTATTGGCTGATTATTCTTTACCAACAAATGCAGCTGCAACTCCTCGTACACCTGCTGCTGCAGATAGAATTCTtcaagaagctcaaaatgttatGGCACTTACTCATGTTGACACTCCATTAAAAG GGGGATTAAATACACCGCTAAATAATTCAGATTTTACTAGTGTTGTGCCTTCTGCAAATGCTGTAGCAACACCAAATACAATTTTGGCTACACCGTTTCGTTCGCAACGTAGCGATGGAACTCCGGCTAATTCGTTTAACACACCAGCGTCTACACGAACTCAAAATGGAGTTTTGGCAGCTACGCCCGTTCGTGATAAACTGAGTATTAATCCAGACGAAGGTATAGACGGATCAGAGACTCCTTTAGTTCAGAAACAAGTAAAAGAACAATTACGTGCTGGTCTAAGTGCTCTTCCAACACCACGTAACGACTATGAGATAGTAGTTCCTGAAGGAGAAACAAAAGATGAAAGTACTATTGCACCTACAACTGAGATCGTTGAAGATCAGGCTGACATAGATGCCAGGCAACAGCAAGAATTAATGGAACAAA GAAAAAGAGAATTAGCTCGTAGATCACAAGTTATACAGCGAGATTTACCACGGCCAGTTGAtgtaaatatgaatattttgaGGCCATTCATGGATACTCCATTAACGGATTTACAAAGG GCAGAGGAACTAATTAAAAGAGAAATGATTACAATGTTACAATACGATGCACTACAGAATCCAGTACAACAAAATCGTAAGGGTGCTTCAAGTTCGGTAGCTCAAGCACAGGCGTATTTAGAACAGCATCCGTACGTTAATTTTGAAGGAGATGAACTTACTGCT GCTAAGCAGCTCTTAACTGATGAAATGGGAGTTGTGAAAGAAGGTATGGCACATGGAGAACTTAGTTTAGATTCTTACACAACAGTATGGGAAGAATGCCTATCACAG ATTTTGTATCTGGAAACACAAAAACGATATACACGAGCAACATTAGCTTCAAAAAAGGATAGAGTAGAAGCATGCGAAAGAAAATTAGAAGAAAATCGCATGCATATGACCGGAGAAGCTAAACGGGCGGccagaatggaaaaaaaattgaaagttctTACAGGCGGTTATCAG ACTAGAGCACAAGTATTAACGAAACAACTACATGATTTGTGGGAACAAATAGAACAAGCTCATTTAGAGTTATCAACGTTTAAATTTTTGCAAACACAAGAAGAGGCAGCGGTGCCAAGACGAGTAAATGCACTTATGGAAGACGTTAATAGACAAACAGAACGAGAACGTGTATTACAAGCACGATTCGCGCAATTGCAAGATCAATTGCAACAATGTTAA